In Planktothrix serta PCC 8927, one genomic interval encodes:
- a CDS encoding adenylate/guanylate cyclase domain-containing protein — protein MKVIKNQGIKTSITLRTMLTGFIVFTISFTTAIVYLSWFFTAKNNVDKIVTQINEEIVLSTSKEFFDLFQDVYSTQSFISSAVTRNLVDINDPQQRDRFFLSLLQSNPSFSFVQFAYPNGDYIGAQRVTNTIDNPNLFNLHFRQWNEEQKLTLKTTDFYQLLGQELQLIKTTQIEEPNWYTPARPWYRDAMKTPGKAAWTVYVYRSTNTPGIDSNITLYQGDELLGVIGVGFELKQISLRLQKQQQKGRSDISVFVINSKGEMIASTDPNEHSPIQITGQDQPQLKPLKLSKNPNFQLANRSLKAHNIDLKTIKNSRRWLYQNPENAKFYYISLTPMNQLDWLVGTVIPEDKYTGEIKRNNKILLLFITTLIIGTTSLGIIVSDQFFIKPIKLIKKVTHRVENGDLDVEKLEIQTCQELEVLAQAINKMIVGLRERERERDIFGRVVSPEVREKLLQGQLQLGGELCWVSVLFSDIRNFSTLSEEMKPQEVVAFLNEYLTEMTAAIRPWGGYVNNFIGDAIVAIFGAPLSPAETEWRSVAAALTMRERLEELNQRRILRGEVPIHAGIGISSGEVVAGQIGSLERLLYTVIGDAVNVAARLETLTKEYPEYSILINESTAAAIEEHHHILLKNLGEVKVKGRQKAVEVYAVLDWKKTEVSSVISTEIRDKINP, from the coding sequence ATGAAAGTCATAAAAAACCAGGGAATTAAGACCAGTATAACGTTACGAACAATGTTAACGGGTTTTATTGTTTTTACGATCAGTTTTACAACAGCAATTGTTTATCTTTCATGGTTTTTTACGGCTAAAAATAATGTTGACAAAATTGTCACTCAAATTAATGAAGAAATTGTCCTATCAACTTCAAAAGAATTCTTTGATTTATTCCAGGATGTTTACTCTACCCAAAGTTTTATTAGTAGTGCGGTCACTCGAAATTTAGTTGATATTAATGATCCTCAACAACGGGATCGTTTTTTTCTCAGTCTTCTACAATCTAATCCTAGCTTTAGTTTTGTTCAGTTTGCCTATCCGAATGGGGATTATATTGGAGCCCAACGGGTGACAAATACAATTGACAACCCCAATCTATTTAATCTGCATTTTCGTCAATGGAATGAAGAACAAAAATTAACCCTTAAAACAACGGATTTTTATCAATTACTGGGACAAGAACTGCAATTGATCAAAACCACCCAAATTGAAGAACCCAACTGGTATACCCCGGCTCGTCCTTGGTATCGAGATGCTATGAAAACACCGGGTAAAGCCGCTTGGACAGTCTATGTTTATCGGTCTACCAATACCCCCGGTATTGATTCTAATATTACCCTCTATCAAGGGGATGAACTATTAGGAGTTATTGGTGTGGGTTTTGAATTGAAACAAATTTCTTTGCGTTTACAAAAACAACAACAAAAGGGTCGATCAGATATTTCGGTTTTCGTGATTAACTCTAAAGGAGAAATGATTGCTTCTACTGACCCCAATGAACATTCTCCCATTCAAATCACAGGTCAAGATCAACCACAACTGAAGCCTTTAAAACTTTCTAAAAACCCTAATTTTCAGCTTGCTAACCGAAGTTTAAAAGCGCATAATATTGACTTAAAAACAATTAAAAATTCTCGGCGCTGGCTCTACCAAAATCCAGAAAATGCTAAATTTTATTATATTTCTCTAACTCCCATGAATCAATTAGATTGGTTAGTGGGAACGGTTATCCCTGAAGATAAATATACGGGAGAAATCAAAAGAAACAATAAAATTTTACTCTTATTTATCACCACATTAATTATCGGAACCACAAGTTTAGGGATTATTGTGAGTGATCAATTTTTTATTAAACCGATTAAACTGATCAAGAAAGTAACCCATCGCGTTGAAAATGGTGATTTAGACGTGGAAAAACTGGAGATTCAAACCTGTCAAGAATTAGAAGTTTTAGCCCAGGCGATTAATAAGATGATTGTGGGACTGCGAGAACGAGAACGAGAACGGGATATTTTTGGTCGTGTGGTTTCGCCCGAAGTGCGAGAAAAATTATTACAAGGTCAATTACAATTAGGAGGAGAACTGTGTTGGGTATCGGTTTTATTTAGTGATATTCGCAATTTTTCTACTCTATCGGAAGAAATGAAACCGCAAGAAGTTGTCGCATTTCTCAATGAATATTTAACAGAAATGACCGCAGCGATTCGTCCTTGGGGAGGATATGTCAATAATTTTATTGGGGATGCAATTGTTGCTATTTTTGGCGCACCGTTATCCCCAGCCGAGACTGAATGGCGTTCAGTGGCGGCGGCTTTAACCATGCGTGAACGTTTAGAAGAACTGAATCAACGGCGAATTCTACGCGGTGAAGTTCCAATTCATGCGGGAATTGGGATTAGTAGCGGAGAAGTGGTTGCGGGACAAATTGGCTCCTTAGAACGGTTATTATATACCGTAATTGGTGATGCGGTGAATGTAGCTGCGCGTTTGGAAACCTTAACTAAAGAATATCCTGAATATAGCATTTTAATTAATGAATCAACGGCTGCTGCGATTGAAGAACATCATCATATTCTGCTGAAAAATTTAGGGGAAGTTAAAGTCAAAGGTCGCCAAAAAGCTGTAGAAGTTTATGCGGTTTTAGATTGGAAAAAAACAGAAGTTTCTTCTGTAATTTCTACAGAAATAAGGGACAAAATCAATCCCTAA
- a CDS encoding M48 family metallopeptidase, with amino-acid sequence MLKRFSISRSWRHRWLYPLVSITITLSILLSSTVATLAIPLPELIFRGIQVIQLSNLSARQEVAIGEQINEELLTKQVKLFRNPEAQNYINQIGQRLAQASDRPNIPYTFQVIDDRNVNAFATMGGFVYIHTGLIAAADNEAELASVMAHEIGHIVGRHAIKQMRQSAVAAGVATVAGVDRNKIVQIGVELALNRPKSREAEYEADRLGLGTLIRAGYSPRGAVDFMAKLLTSGSPPTIISTHPATRDRISAMQQMLDPSIINSGEGLDSNSYRATVERILS; translated from the coding sequence ATGTTAAAACGCTTTTCAATTAGCCGATCTTGGCGTCATCGTTGGTTGTATCCTTTGGTTTCAATAACCATTACTCTGAGTATTTTATTGAGTTCAACGGTTGCTACTTTAGCAATTCCTTTACCAGAGTTGATTTTTCGCGGAATTCAAGTTATCCAATTATCGAATTTATCAGCCCGTCAGGAAGTAGCAATTGGAGAACAAATTAATGAAGAATTACTCACCAAGCAAGTTAAATTATTTCGTAACCCAGAAGCTCAAAACTATATTAATCAAATTGGTCAACGTTTAGCTCAAGCCAGCGATCGCCCTAATATTCCCTATACTTTTCAAGTGATTGATGATCGCAATGTTAATGCCTTTGCCACAATGGGAGGGTTTGTTTATATTCATACTGGGTTAATTGCCGCCGCCGATAATGAAGCGGAATTAGCCAGTGTTATGGCTCATGAAATCGGACATATTGTAGGTCGTCATGCGATTAAACAAATGCGTCAATCTGCCGTTGCTGCGGGGGTGGCGACGGTCGCCGGAGTAGATCGAAATAAAATCGTTCAAATTGGGGTGGAACTCGCCTTAAACCGTCCTAAAAGTCGTGAAGCTGAATATGAAGCCGATCGCCTGGGTTTAGGAACATTAATTCGTGCAGGTTATTCTCCACGAGGTGCTGTAGATTTTATGGCTAAACTATTAACAAGTGGGTCTCCTCCAACGATTATTAGCACTCACCCCGCTACCCGCGATCGCATTTCTGCAATGCAACAAATGTTAGATCCAAGTATTATTAATTCTGGGGAGGGATTAGATAGCAATTCCTATCGCGCCACCGTTGAACGAATTTTATCTTAA
- a CDS encoding Calx-beta domain-containing protein: MSLNDYNSGNLFFSSSQIIIPDPQTLSFPLGINVPVGRNSTPITAMEMNSLPTANADLIIGTAFEDNIFALAGNDTVYGLEGNDILGGNQQADLIFGNQGNDSLYGGQDQDTLAGGQDLDRIFGDVGNDLIFGDRGEDTLFGNQDNDIIYGGKENDFVTGGDGDDQLFGDLGDDILYGDFGADTITGGDGNDLFYIGKTMGGVALTDADIIEDFSLNQDSIGLLEDLTFSGLNITQGTGQYINDTIIQDKNSNEYLAILKNVNSNSLTSDDFIFKGSDPTPSPTPDPTPVPTPSPTPDPTPIPTPSPTPTPVPTPSPTPTPVPTPIPTPSPTPTPVPTPSPTPSPLSVLAFSGANFSVNENGTSQVDVSVTRTGNSVGNVGVTVNLNNSTATAPDDYNNSPIAVNFTDGDTTPKIVTIPIVDDSLVEADETIDLSFSNIIGDAVLGTQSTATLTILDNDVLTNPGTLAFSIDNIDINENAGIATVTVNRTGGTDGIVGVNYATSDGNAIAGNDYTTTSGTLTFAAGETSQTFAVNILDDTLVEGNETFNLNLSNITGGATLGTLTTSTITIIENDLANSGIIAFSSGNFSINENGTPVNTITINRTGGSSGLVTAQITPTDGTATAISDYTNTPLTVTFADGDTTPKTIIIPVIDDTIFEPTETVNLGLTLTTGTAIVGTQNSAILQIIDNDSSDNLQLNSATYLGTTGNDSAASVEISPVDHNIIVAGNFNGVGEIQRLQNGNTAPLSNTPLGGVVNDLDVDRDSGEIVTVGDFGIKVYNPTANTVLWSQPGNFNRVAIANDGTVATLNNSTDTVSLWSPTGTLLTSTTLTGTNVNPADITIDPTTKQVFVTGYNQVSSILQTPFLRGFDSSLNLLWKTWDFSASEVTGQNLGADTRGERITIGQDGGLYFLGKTDGGNNVFQRNGQTITQPLATLVNVDSFNNFSGAGAGSFTFHSKINPNTGTIDQGQFIVTRTSTGANSFTPNSITADEFGNVYIGGSSAFQVQNRPSKTINSQPVGAYTLGEMAVLGLSADYTVRKFWTPLTQTGDADGAKGSVNGFTVARGQAVILGTVTQPSVPTTTNAINPNPLGGNDAYLATWSV, from the coding sequence ATGAGTCTTAACGATTATAATTCAGGAAATTTATTCTTCAGTTCGTCCCAGATAATAATTCCCGATCCTCAAACATTATCTTTTCCTTTAGGAATTAATGTTCCAGTGGGAAGAAATTCTACACCGATCACTGCTATGGAAATGAATTCTTTACCCACCGCTAATGCAGATTTAATTATAGGTACAGCCTTTGAGGATAATATTTTTGCTTTAGCTGGAAATGATACTGTTTATGGTTTAGAGGGAAATGATATTTTAGGAGGAAATCAACAAGCGGATCTAATTTTTGGAAATCAAGGAAATGATAGTCTTTATGGGGGTCAAGATCAGGATACTTTAGCAGGAGGTCAAGATTTGGATCGGATTTTTGGAGATGTGGGAAATGATCTAATTTTTGGCGATCGCGGTGAAGATACATTATTTGGAAATCAGGATAACGATATTATTTATGGGGGAAAAGAGAATGATTTCGTTACAGGAGGAGACGGTGATGATCAATTATTTGGTGATTTAGGAGATGATATTCTCTATGGAGATTTTGGCGCAGATACGATAACGGGTGGAGACGGAAATGATCTATTTTATATTGGGAAAACAATGGGAGGAGTCGCTCTGACTGATGCTGATATTATCGAAGATTTTAGCTTAAATCAAGATTCTATTGGATTATTAGAAGATTTGACTTTTAGCGGTTTGAATATTACTCAAGGAACAGGACAATATATCAATGATACGATTATTCAGGATAAAAATTCTAATGAATATTTGGCAATTCTCAAAAATGTAAATAGCAATAGTCTCACTTCTGATGATTTTATCTTCAAGGGTTCTGATCCGACCCCATCACCCACACCCGACCCAACGCCTGTACCGACTCCATCGCCAACCCCCGACCCAACTCCAATACCGACTCCATCACCCACACCAACCCCTGTACCGACCCCATCACCCACACCAACGCCTGTACCGACTCCAATACCGACTCCATCACCCACACCAACGCCTGTACCAACGCCATCACCAACGCCATCCCCTCTGAGTGTCTTAGCGTTTAGTGGTGCTAACTTTAGTGTTAATGAAAATGGAACATCTCAAGTCGATGTGAGTGTAACTCGGACAGGGAATAGTGTTGGAAATGTTGGAGTTACAGTTAATCTCAATAATAGCACAGCTACCGCACCAGATGACTATAATAATAGTCCCATTGCTGTTAATTTTACGGATGGAGATACAACCCCAAAAATTGTTACAATTCCCATTGTAGATGACTCCTTAGTTGAAGCAGATGAAACCATTGATCTCAGTTTCAGTAATATTATTGGGGATGCTGTATTAGGAACTCAATCGACTGCAACCTTAACGATTTTAGACAATGATGTCTTAACAAACCCTGGGACGTTAGCTTTTAGTATTGACAATATTGATATTAATGAAAACGCCGGGATAGCTACCGTTACTGTTAACCGCACGGGAGGAACTGATGGAATTGTTGGGGTAAATTATGCCACCAGTGATGGAAATGCGATCGCCGGAAATGACTATACTACCACATCAGGAACATTAACCTTTGCTGCGGGAGAAACCAGTCAAACCTTTGCAGTTAATATTCTCGATGATACCTTAGTTGAAGGGAATGAAACCTTTAATCTCAATTTAAGTAATATTACCGGAGGAGCAACATTAGGAACACTCACCACTTCTACTATCACAATTATCGAAAATGATCTTGCAAATTCGGGTATTATTGCCTTTAGTAGTGGGAATTTTAGTATTAATGAAAACGGGACACCCGTTAATACAATTACCATTAACCGCACGGGAGGAAGTAGCGGATTAGTTACAGCACAAATTACCCCAACGGATGGAACAGCAACGGCTATTTCAGATTATACCAATACTCCCCTAACGGTGACATTTGCTGATGGAGATACGACTCCAAAAACCATTATAATTCCGGTGATTGATGATACAATCTTTGAACCGACGGAAACCGTTAATTTAGGTTTAACCCTAACCACAGGAACCGCAATAGTTGGAACCCAAAACAGCGCCATATTGCAAATTATTGATAATGATTCGAGTGATAATCTCCAGTTAAATAGTGCCACCTATTTAGGAACTACTGGAAATGATAGTGCAGCATCGGTGGAAATTTCGCCCGTTGATCATAATATTATTGTGGCGGGTAATTTTAACGGTGTGGGAGAAATTCAACGGTTACAAAATGGGAATACAGCGCCCTTATCGAATACCCCGTTAGGCGGAGTTGTTAATGATTTAGATGTGGATCGAGATAGTGGGGAAATTGTGACCGTTGGGGATTTTGGAATTAAAGTTTATAACCCTACTGCTAATACGGTTTTATGGTCACAACCGGGTAATTTTAATCGAGTGGCGATCGCTAACGATGGTACAGTTGCTACCTTAAATAATAGTACAGATACCGTCAGCTTATGGAGTCCAACCGGAACCTTATTAACTAGCACAACCTTAACGGGAACTAATGTTAATCCGGCGGATATTACGATTGATCCAACAACAAAACAAGTCTTTGTTACGGGGTATAATCAAGTTAGCAGTATCTTACAAACTCCCTTTTTACGAGGGTTTGATTCTTCGCTCAATTTATTATGGAAAACCTGGGACTTTAGTGCTTCTGAAGTCACCGGACAAAACTTAGGTGCAGATACACGGGGAGAACGGATTACCATTGGTCAAGATGGCGGACTTTATTTCTTAGGAAAAACCGACGGCGGAAATAACGTTTTTCAACGCAATGGTCAAACCATTACCCAACCCTTAGCCACCCTGGTTAATGTAGATTCTTTTAATAATTTCTCCGGTGCGGGTGCGGGGTCTTTCACCTTTCATAGCAAAATTAATCCGAATACGGGAACAATAGATCAAGGTCAATTTATTGTCACCCGCACCAGCACAGGCGCAAATAGTTTTACCCCCAATTCCATTACTGCTGATGAATTTGGTAATGTATATATAGGAGGATCTTCCGCATTTCAAGTGCAAAATCGTCCCTCTAAAACCATTAATAGTCAACCTGTTGGTGCTTATACCTTGGGAGAAATGGCCGTGTTAGGATTATCGGCTGATTATACTGTCCGAAAATTCTGGACTCCCTTAACCCAAACGGGTGACGCAGATGGCGCTAAAGGAAGTGTGAATGGTTTTACCGTTGCGAGGGGTCAAGCGGTAATTTTGGGAACAGTAACACAACCCTCTGTTCCCACAACAACTAATGCGATTAATCCTAATCCATTAGGAGGAAATGATGCTTATTTAGCCACTTGGTCGGTTTAG
- the ccmS gene encoding beta-carboxysome assembly chaperone CcmS gives MMKLDSNQPNLGQQSWQSQLDQFVKANRQELAALAWGLHLQWGEQPDTLGIDLKPTPHFVACPKSALEKLNESVQNRLQEILGIVDGYQPEKEVLMIGIGFDHVHLIYFESNPTPPDCFEQVGKDVDSLLKQLEDSMNQMIKL, from the coding sequence ATGATGAAACTTGATAGCAATCAACCCAATTTAGGACAGCAAAGTTGGCAAAGTCAGTTAGATCAGTTTGTGAAAGCTAACCGTCAGGAATTAGCCGCCTTAGCGTGGGGTTTACACTTACAATGGGGAGAACAACCGGATACTCTGGGAATTGATCTCAAACCTACCCCCCATTTTGTTGCTTGTCCGAAATCTGCCCTTGAAAAACTCAATGAAAGCGTTCAAAATCGCTTACAAGAAATATTAGGAATTGTAGATGGGTATCAACCGGAAAAAGAAGTATTAATGATTGGAATTGGTTTTGATCATGTTCATTTAATTTATTTTGAATCTAATCCTACTCCTCCTGACTGTTTTGAACAGGTGGGAAAAGATGTTGATAGTTTATTAAAACAGTTAGAAGATTCTATGAATCAAATGATAAAATTATAG
- a CDS encoding Uma2 family endonuclease, translating to MVITQTSPPNLTPETKITGFTPDEYRAIEETSEERHEYFNGEIIKMSGGSEVHSAIASNLLIYLGFLLRDTDFRLYNSDLRVWIPEYSCGTYTDLMVVDGQPELNSNRTDEILNPIFIVEVLSPSTEAYDRGDKFRKYRSISSFREYLLVSQTEPYIEQYYNLEHNSNDRWQWQVYDRLDQSIRLHSLNVEFPVAEVYRRINFEIKS from the coding sequence ATGGTTATTACCCAAACCAGCCCACCAAACCTTACTCCAGAGACAAAAATCACTGGTTTCACTCCCGACGAGTATCGGGCAATTGAGGAAACTTCCGAAGAACGTCACGAATACTTTAATGGAGAAATAATCAAGATGTCGGGAGGTTCGGAAGTTCACAGTGCGATCGCAAGTAACTTGTTGATTTACCTAGGTTTTTTGCTGAGGGATACAGATTTTCGTTTGTATAATAGCGATTTGCGTGTTTGGATTCCCGAATATTCTTGCGGAACTTATACTGATTTGATGGTTGTTGATGGTCAACCCGAATTGAACAGCAATCGTACAGATGAGATCCTCAATCCTATTTTTATTGTTGAAGTCCTATCGCCTTCTACTGAGGCTTATGATCGGGGTGATAAGTTTAGAAAATATCGCTCTATTAGCAGTTTTAGAGAATATTTGCTCGTCAGTCAGACAGAACCCTATATTGAGCAATATTACAATCTTGAACACAACAGTAATGATCGCTGGCAATGGCAGGTTTATGATCGTTTAGATCAGTCAATTCGTCTCCATAGCTTAAATGTAGAATTTCCGGTGGCTGAAGTCTATCGTCGCATTAATTTTGAAATTAAATCGTAG
- a CDS encoding alpha/beta fold hydrolase: MFPSFLPQSVQQLTESTSIALAQNLKYEAISTPLREQPIQTAYIRQGNGGTPILLIHGFDSSLFEYRRLLPLLATEHQTWGVDILGFGFTERGAEFQFKRSEIMTHLYSFWETLINQPVILVGASMGGAVALDFALWYPAAVKSIVLLDSAGMKPGPVMGKFLLPPFDYLATEFLRNPKVRQAISESAYFDKTFASLDAQLCAALHLEAIGWNQALIRFSKTGGYGKFGKELNDIQQPTLILWGDNDKILGTADAYKFEKAIPHSQLIWIKNSGHVPHLEQPQITAQHILDFARNSTSWA; this comes from the coding sequence ATGTTTCCGAGTTTTCTACCCCAGTCTGTGCAACAGTTAACTGAATCTACGTCGATCGCCTTAGCTCAAAACCTCAAATATGAGGCAATTTCTACCCCTTTACGAGAGCAACCGATTCAAACTGCTTATATTCGTCAGGGGAATGGAGGAACCCCAATTTTATTAATTCATGGATTTGATAGTTCTCTTTTTGAATATCGGCGATTATTGCCTTTGTTAGCCACAGAACATCAAACTTGGGGGGTAGATATTTTAGGTTTTGGATTTACAGAACGTGGCGCAGAATTCCAGTTTAAGCGCTCGGAAATTATGACGCATTTATATTCATTTTGGGAAACCTTAATTAATCAACCTGTTATTTTAGTTGGGGCATCTATGGGGGGTGCAGTCGCGTTAGATTTTGCCTTATGGTATCCCGCAGCCGTGAAATCTATTGTATTATTAGATAGTGCTGGCATGAAACCAGGGCCAGTGATGGGGAAATTTTTATTACCTCCTTTTGATTATTTAGCCACAGAATTTTTAAGAAATCCTAAAGTTCGTCAAGCGATTAGTGAAAGTGCTTATTTTGATAAAACCTTTGCGTCTTTAGATGCTCAACTTTGTGCGGCTTTACATTTAGAAGCAATCGGTTGGAATCAAGCCTTAATTCGGTTTAGTAAAACCGGAGGATATGGAAAGTTTGGCAAGGAGTTAAATGATATTCAACAACCCACCTTGATTTTATGGGGAGATAATGATAAAATATTAGGAACGGCTGATGCCTATAAATTTGAAAAAGCCATTCCCCATTCTCAATTAATTTGGATTAAAAATTCGGGTCATGTTCCCCATTTAGAACAACCTCAAATTACAGCACAACATATTTTAGATTTTGCCAGAAATTCAACCTCCTGGGCATAG